One window of Kosakonia cowanii JCM 10956 = DSM 18146 genomic DNA carries:
- the panB gene encoding 3-methyl-2-oxobutanoate hydroxymethyltransferase, with the protein MKPTTLSWLLKCKQEKRRFATITAYDYSFAKLFAEEGINVMLVGDSLGMTVQGHDSTLPVTVADIAYHTQAVRRGAPACLLLADLPFMAYATPEQAFENAAAVMRAGANMVKIEGGRWLAPTVKMLTERAVPVCGHLGLTPQSVNIFGGYKVQGRGDAAQGLYEDALALEAAGAQLLVLECVPVELAQRITGALTIPVIGIGAGNVTDGQILVMHDAFGITGGHIPKFAKNFLNEAGDMRAAVRQYVAEVESGAYPGEEHSFH; encoded by the coding sequence ATGAAACCGACGACCCTCTCGTGGCTGCTGAAATGTAAGCAGGAGAAGCGCCGCTTCGCCACCATCACCGCCTATGACTACAGCTTCGCCAAACTCTTTGCCGAAGAGGGGATCAACGTGATGCTGGTCGGCGATTCGTTAGGCATGACGGTACAAGGGCACGACTCCACGCTGCCGGTAACGGTGGCCGATATCGCTTATCACACTCAGGCCGTTCGCCGCGGCGCACCCGCCTGCCTGCTGCTCGCCGATCTGCCATTTATGGCTTATGCCACCCCCGAACAGGCGTTTGAGAACGCGGCTGCGGTGATGCGCGCCGGTGCCAATATGGTGAAAATCGAAGGCGGCCGCTGGCTGGCACCAACGGTGAAAATGCTCACTGAACGCGCAGTGCCGGTATGCGGTCATCTCGGTTTAACTCCGCAATCGGTCAACATCTTCGGCGGTTATAAAGTGCAGGGGCGCGGCGATGCGGCGCAGGGCCTGTATGAAGATGCGCTGGCGCTGGAAGCGGCAGGCGCGCAGCTGCTGGTGCTGGAGTGCGTGCCGGTTGAACTGGCGCAGCGCATTACCGGGGCGTTAACCATTCCGGTGATTGGTATTGGCGCAGGTAATGTGACCGACGGACAGATTCTGGTGATGCATGACGCATTCGGCATTACCGGTGGACATATTCCAAAATTCGCTAAAAATTTCCTCAATGAAGCAGGCGACATGCGTGCCGCGGTGAGGCAGTATGTGGCTGAAGTCGAGTCCGGAGCCTATCCGGGCGAAGAGCACAGTTTCCATTAA
- the panC gene encoding pantoate--beta-alanine ligase, with translation MLIIETLPLLRQHIRRLRQEGKRIALVPTMGNLHDGHMKLVDEAKLRADVVVVSIFVNPMQFDRQDDLVRYPRTLQEDCEKLNKRKVDFVFAPAPADIYPQGTEGQTYVDVPGISTMLEGASRPGHFRGVSTIVSKLFNLVQPDIACFGEKDYQQLQLIRKMVADMGYDIEIVGVPTVRAKDGLALSSRNGYLTADQRKIAPGMSKVMNAIADKLQAGERDTEELVALAEQQVNEAGFRADDIQIRDADTLLDVTESSQRAVILMAAWLGQARLIDNKVVELTQK, from the coding sequence GTGTTGATTATTGAAACCCTGCCGCTGCTGCGCCAGCATATTCGCCGCCTGCGTCAGGAAGGAAAACGCATTGCGCTGGTGCCGACCATGGGCAACCTGCACGATGGTCATATGAAGCTGGTCGACGAAGCGAAACTGCGCGCCGATGTGGTGGTAGTAAGCATCTTTGTGAACCCGATGCAGTTTGACCGCCAGGATGACCTGGTGCGCTACCCGCGCACCTTGCAGGAAGATTGTGAAAAGCTGAACAAACGCAAAGTCGATTTCGTCTTTGCCCCGGCGCCTGCCGATATCTACCCGCAGGGCACGGAAGGCCAGACTTATGTTGACGTTCCGGGCATCTCGACGATGCTGGAAGGTGCCAGCCGTCCTGGCCATTTCCGCGGCGTCTCCACCATCGTCAGCAAGCTGTTTAACCTGGTCCAGCCCGACATCGCCTGCTTCGGCGAGAAGGATTACCAGCAGTTGCAGCTGATCCGCAAAATGGTGGCGGATATGGGTTATGACATTGAGATTGTCGGCGTACCGACCGTGCGGGCGAAAGATGGCCTGGCGCTCAGCTCGCGTAACGGCTATCTCACCGCTGACCAGCGCAAAATCGCGCCGGGAATGAGCAAAGTGATGAACGCCATCGCCGATAAATTACAGGCGGGCGAGCGCGATACCGAAGAGCTGGTGGCCCTGGCGGAGCAGCAGGTCAACGAAGCCGGTTTCCGCGCCGATGATATTCAGATCCGTGATGCGGACACGCTGCTTGACGTGACAGAGAGCAGCCAGCGCGCGGTGATTCTGATGGCGGCATGGCTCGGCCAGGCGCGGCTTATCGACAACAAAGTGGTTGAATTGACCCAGAAATAA
- the panD gene encoding aspartate 1-decarboxylase → MIRTMLQGKLHRVKVTQADLHYEGSCAIDQDFLEAAGILEYEAIDIYNVTNGKRFSTYAIAGERGSRIISVNGAAAHCADVGDILIIASYVTMPDDVARSWQPKVAYFDGDNEMKRTAKAVPVQVA, encoded by the coding sequence ATGATTCGCACTATGCTGCAAGGCAAGCTCCACCGCGTCAAAGTGACGCAGGCCGATCTGCATTACGAAGGCTCCTGCGCCATCGACCAGGATTTCCTGGAAGCGGCCGGTATCCTTGAATACGAAGCCATTGATATCTACAACGTCACCAACGGTAAGCGCTTCTCTACCTATGCGATTGCCGGTGAGCGCGGCTCACGCATTATCTCCGTTAACGGCGCGGCGGCGCACTGTGCGGATGTCGGCGATATTCTGATTATCGCCAGCTACGTCACCATGCCCGATGACGTGGCCCGCAGCTGGCAGCCGAAAGTGGCCTATTTTGATGGCGACAACGAGATGAAACGCACCGCGAAAGCCGTGCCCGTTCAGGTTGCCTGA
- the folK gene encoding 2-amino-4-hydroxy-6-hydroxymethyldihydropteridine diphosphokinase: protein MTLAFIALGSNLASPLDQVNAAIAALGEIPDSRIVACSSLYRTPPLGPPDQPDYLNAAVALETTLAPEALLDHTQRIELQQGRVRKAERWGPRTLDLDIMLFGEMTVQTARLTIPHYDMKNRGFMLWPLFEIAPDLHFPDGESLQAVLTRLNAPKPHAW, encoded by the coding sequence GTGACACTGGCCTTTATCGCGCTGGGCAGCAATCTCGCCTCGCCGCTCGATCAAGTGAACGCCGCGATAGCCGCGCTGGGGGAGATCCCCGACAGCCGGATCGTGGCGTGCTCCTCTCTTTACCGCACTCCCCCGCTCGGCCCGCCGGATCAGCCTGACTACCTCAACGCCGCCGTGGCGCTGGAAACAACGCTCGCACCGGAAGCCCTTCTCGACCATACGCAGCGCATTGAGCTGCAACAGGGGCGCGTACGTAAAGCCGAGCGCTGGGGGCCGCGCACGCTTGACCTCGATATTATGCTGTTTGGCGAGATGACGGTGCAGACCGCGCGCCTGACCATTCCCCATTACGATATGAAAAACCGCGGCTTTATGCTGTGGCCACTGTTTGAGATCGCCCCTGACCTGCATTTCCCCGATGGCGAATCATTACAGGCCGTGCTGACGCGGCTGAACGCGCCAAAACCTCACGCCTGGTAA
- a CDS encoding ABC transporter permease has product MMQLYWVALKSIWYKEIQRFMRIWVQTLVPPVITMTLYFIIFGNLIGSRIGEMHGFTYMQFIVPGLIMMAVITNGYANVASSFFSAKFQRNIEELLVAPVPTHVIIVGYVGGGVARGLCVGVLVTAVSLFFVPFQVHSWLFVGLTLLLTAVLFSLAGLLNAVFAKTFDDISLIPTFVLTPLTYLGGVFYSLTLLPPFWQALSHLNPIVYMISGFRFGFLGISDVPLVTTVGVLVVFILGFYLTCWYLIQRGRGLRS; this is encoded by the coding sequence ATGATGCAGCTTTATTGGGTGGCGCTGAAGAGTATCTGGTACAAAGAGATCCAGCGTTTTATGCGTATCTGGGTGCAGACACTGGTGCCGCCGGTGATCACCATGACCCTCTACTTTATTATTTTCGGCAACCTGATCGGTTCGCGTATCGGTGAAATGCACGGCTTCACCTATATGCAGTTTATCGTTCCGGGGCTGATCATGATGGCAGTGATCACCAACGGCTATGCCAACGTCGCCTCCTCCTTCTTTAGCGCTAAGTTCCAGCGCAACATTGAAGAACTGCTGGTGGCACCGGTACCGACGCATGTAATTATTGTCGGTTATGTGGGCGGTGGCGTAGCGCGCGGGCTGTGCGTTGGCGTGCTGGTAACGGCGGTGTCGCTCTTCTTCGTGCCTTTCCAGGTGCACTCATGGCTGTTTGTCGGGCTGACGCTGCTGCTCACCGCGGTGCTCTTCTCGCTGGCCGGCCTGTTGAATGCGGTGTTCGCCAAAACCTTTGACGATATCAGCCTGATCCCGACCTTTGTGTTGACCCCGCTGACCTACCTGGGCGGCGTGTTCTACTCCCTGACGCTGCTGCCGCCGTTCTGGCAGGCGCTGTCGCACCTGAATCCGATTGTTTATATGATCAGCGGCTTCCGCTTCGGCTTCCTTGGGATCAGCGATGTGCCGCTGGTCACCACGGTCGGCGTGCTGGTGGTCTTTATCCTCGGCTTCTATCTGACCTGCTGGTATCTGATTCAGCGTGGGCGCGGGTTGCGTAGCTAA
- the pcnB gene encoding polynucleotide adenylyltransferase PcnB: MFTRVANFCRKVLSREESMAVEAMAKPQMAVIPREQHAISRKDISENALKVLYRLNKAGYEAYLVGGGVRDLLLGKKPKDFDVTTNATPDQVRKLFRNCRLVGRRFRLAHVMFGPEIIEVATFRGHHDDQQTDRTISQRGQNGMLLRDNIFGSIEEDAQRRDFTINSLYYSVADFTVRDYVGGMRDLQEGTIRLIGNPETRYREDPVRMLRAVRFAAKLGMQISEETAEPIPRLATLINDVPPARLFEESLKLLQAGYGYDTYQLLREYGLFQPLFPIITRCFTEHGDSPMERIIAQVLKNTDNRIHNDMRVNPAFLFAAMFWYPLLENAQRITQEGGLAYYDAFALAMNDVLDEACRSLAIPKRITTLVRDIWQLQLRMSRRQGKRAWKLMEHPKFRASYDLLALRAEAENNAELQRLTKWWGEFQVSAPPAQKHMLDDLGEEPAERRRHRRPRKRAPRREGSA; the protein is encoded by the coding sequence ATTTTTACCCGAGTCGCTAATTTTTGCCGCAAGGTGCTAAGCCGCGAAGAGAGCATGGCCGTTGAGGCAATGGCCAAACCGCAAATGGCGGTTATCCCGCGTGAGCAGCACGCTATTTCCCGCAAAGATATCAGCGAAAATGCGCTCAAAGTGCTCTATCGTCTGAATAAAGCGGGCTATGAAGCTTACCTGGTAGGCGGCGGTGTGCGCGACTTGTTGCTGGGCAAAAAACCAAAAGATTTTGATGTCACCACCAACGCCACGCCGGATCAGGTGCGTAAGCTGTTCCGCAACTGCCGCCTGGTGGGTCGCCGTTTCCGCCTCGCACACGTGATGTTCGGGCCGGAGATTATCGAAGTGGCGACCTTCCGTGGTCATCATGACGATCAACAAACCGATCGCACCATCTCCCAGCGCGGCCAGAACGGCATGCTGCTGCGCGACAACATCTTCGGCTCAATTGAAGAAGATGCCCAGCGTCGTGACTTCACCATTAACAGCCTCTATTACAGCGTTGCCGACTTTACCGTACGTGATTACGTCGGCGGCATGCGCGATCTGCAAGAGGGCACCATCCGCCTGATCGGCAACCCGGAAACCCGCTACCGCGAAGATCCGGTGCGCATGCTGCGCGCGGTGCGTTTCGCCGCCAAGCTGGGCATGCAGATTAGCGAAGAGACCGCCGAGCCGATCCCGCGTCTGGCAACCTTAATTAACGACGTGCCGCCAGCGCGTCTGTTTGAAGAGTCCCTGAAGCTGCTGCAGGCCGGTTACGGTTACGATACCTACCAGCTGCTGCGCGAATATGGCCTCTTCCAGCCGCTCTTCCCGATCATCACCCGCTGCTTTACCGAGCACGGCGACAGCCCGATGGAGCGCATTATTGCCCAGGTGCTGAAGAACACCGATAACCGCATTCACAACGATATGCGCGTTAACCCGGCGTTTCTGTTTGCCGCTATGTTCTGGTATCCGCTGCTGGAAAACGCGCAGCGTATCACCCAGGAGGGCGGGCTGGCCTACTACGACGCCTTCGCACTGGCGATGAACGACGTGCTCGACGAAGCGTGCCGCTCGCTGGCGATCCCGAAACGCATCACTACGCTGGTTCGCGATATCTGGCAGCTGCAGCTGCGCATGTCCCGTCGCCAGGGCAAACGCGCCTGGAAACTGATGGAACATCCGAAATTCCGCGCCTCGTACGATCTGCTGGCACTGCGCGCCGAGGCGGAAAACAACGCTGAACTGCAACGCCTGACAAAATGGTGGGGCGAGTTCCAGGTCTCTGCACCGCCGGCGCAAAAACATATGCTTGATGATTTAGGTGAAGAGCCGGCCGAGCGCCGTCGTCATCGCCGTCCGCGCAAGCGCGCGCCGCGCCGTGAGGGCAGTGCGTGA
- a CDS encoding ABC transporter ATP-binding protein, whose product MTIALELEQLKKTYPGGVQALRGIDLQVEAGDFYALLGPNGAGKSTTIGIISSLVNKTSGRVSVFGYDLEKDVVNAKRQLGLVPQEFNFNPFETVQQIVVNQAGYYGVDRKDALVRSEKYLNQLDLWGKRNERARMLSGGMKRRLMIARALMHEPKLLILDEPTAGVDIELRRSMWGFLKDLNDKGTTIILTTHYLEEAEMLCRNIGIIQHGELVENTSMKSLLSKLKSETFILDLAAKSALPKLEGYQYRLVDTSTLEVEVLREQGINSVFSQLSAQGIQVLSMRNKANRLEELFVTLVHDRKGEGA is encoded by the coding sequence ATGACCATTGCACTGGAGCTTGAGCAGCTTAAAAAAACCTATCCGGGCGGCGTTCAGGCGCTGCGCGGAATCGATCTGCAAGTCGAGGCGGGAGACTTCTACGCCCTGCTTGGGCCGAACGGCGCGGGTAAGTCGACCACCATCGGTATTATCAGCTCGCTGGTGAATAAAACCTCTGGCCGGGTCAGCGTCTTTGGCTATGACCTGGAAAAGGATGTGGTGAACGCCAAACGCCAGCTTGGGCTGGTGCCGCAGGAGTTCAACTTCAACCCCTTTGAAACCGTACAGCAGATTGTCGTCAACCAGGCGGGCTACTATGGTGTCGATCGCAAAGATGCGTTAGTGCGCAGCGAAAAGTACCTTAACCAGCTCGATCTGTGGGGTAAACGTAACGAACGTGCGCGCATGCTCTCCGGCGGGATGAAGCGTCGTTTGATGATTGCCCGCGCACTGATGCATGAGCCAAAACTGCTGATCCTCGATGAGCCAACGGCGGGCGTCGACATCGAACTGCGCCGCTCGATGTGGGGCTTTTTGAAGGATCTGAACGACAAAGGCACCACCATTATTCTCACCACCCACTATCTGGAAGAGGCAGAGATGCTGTGCCGCAATATCGGCATCATCCAGCATGGTGAACTGGTGGAGAACACCTCGATGAAGTCGCTGCTCTCCAAGCTCAAATCGGAGACCTTTATCCTCGATCTGGCGGCGAAAAGCGCGCTGCCGAAGCTGGAAGGGTATCAATATCGGCTGGTGGATACCTCAACGCTTGAAGTTGAAGTGCTGCGCGAGCAGGGGATCAACAGCGTCTTTAGCCAGCTGAGCGCGCAGGGGATCCAGGTATTAAGTATGCGTAACAAAGCCAACCGCCTTGAAGAGCTGTTCGTTACGCTGGTGCATGACAGGAAAGGAGAGGGCGCATGA
- the thpR gene encoding RNA 2',3'-cyclic phosphodiesterase, translated as MPASKRLFFAIELPAELQPQLVQWRAQHFTPEAGRPIAAANLHLTLAFLGDISAEKQKALETLAGRIRQPGFTLTLDDAGQWLRSRVVWLGSRQPPRGLLQLADMLRAQAARSGCYQSPQPFHPHITLLRDASHAVSLPPPGFRWSFPVTEFALYESQFLNGRTRYTALKRWPLSGE; from the coding sequence ATGCCCGCATCAAAAAGGCTCTTTTTTGCCATTGAACTGCCCGCCGAACTCCAGCCCCAACTGGTGCAGTGGCGCGCGCAGCACTTCACGCCGGAAGCGGGGCGACCAATTGCCGCCGCCAATTTGCATCTGACGCTAGCCTTTCTGGGCGATATCAGCGCCGAGAAACAGAAGGCGCTGGAGACGCTGGCCGGACGCATTCGCCAGCCGGGCTTTACGTTGACGCTGGATGATGCCGGGCAGTGGCTGCGCTCGCGCGTGGTGTGGCTCGGTTCGCGCCAGCCGCCGCGCGGATTACTGCAACTGGCAGATATGCTGCGCGCGCAGGCAGCACGCAGCGGCTGCTATCAAAGCCCGCAGCCTTTTCACCCGCACATCACGCTGCTGCGCGACGCCAGCCACGCGGTTTCGCTGCCGCCGCCGGGTTTTCGCTGGTCTTTTCCGGTCACTGAGTTTGCGCTCTACGAATCGCAGTTTCTCAACGGGCGTACCCGTTACACCGCCCTGAAGCGCTGGCCCCTTAGCGGGGAGTAA
- the can gene encoding carbonate dehydratase yields the protein MKDIDTLISNNALWSKMLVEEDPGFFETLAQAQKPRFLWIGCSDSRVPAERLTGLEPGELFVHRNVANLVIHTDLNCLSVVQYAVDVLEVEHIIICGHYGCGGVQAAVENPELGLINNWLLHIRDIWFKHSSLLGEMPPERRLDTLCELNVMEQVYNLGHSTIMQSAWKRGQNVTIHGWAYGIHDGLLRDLDVTATNRETLEQRYRTGVQNISQKHINHK from the coding sequence ATGAAAGACATAGATACACTCATCAGCAACAACGCACTATGGTCAAAAATGCTGGTCGAGGAAGATCCAGGATTTTTTGAAACGCTGGCGCAGGCACAAAAGCCGCGCTTTCTGTGGATTGGCTGTTCAGACTCACGCGTTCCGGCTGAGCGCCTGACTGGCCTTGAACCCGGCGAGCTGTTTGTTCACCGTAACGTGGCCAACCTGGTCATCCATACCGACTTAAACTGCCTCTCCGTTGTGCAATACGCGGTTGATGTGCTGGAAGTTGAACACATCATCATCTGCGGCCACTACGGCTGCGGCGGCGTTCAGGCAGCGGTTGAAAACCCGGAACTGGGTCTTATCAACAACTGGCTGCTGCACATTCGCGACATCTGGTTTAAACATAGCTCGCTGCTCGGCGAAATGCCGCCAGAACGTCGTCTCGATACGCTGTGCGAATTGAACGTCATGGAGCAGGTTTATAACCTTGGCCACTCAACGATTATGCAATCCGCCTGGAAACGCGGCCAGAACGTGACGATTCACGGCTGGGCTTACGGCATCCATGACGGCCTGCTGCGCGATCTGGATGTGACCGCCACCAACCGCGAAACGCTGGAACAGCGTTACCGCACAGGTGTGCAGAACATCAGCCAGAAGCACATTAATCACAAATAA
- a CDS encoding polysaccharide deacetylase family protein, with amino-acid sequence MSRLIAFLFLLLAGSASAAIISEQAVPARYLQTTEDADIWAQVGDKVITVGNIRAGQIIGVVPGEEDYYAFRFGFGSGFIDKGHLGTVTGNKRVQDSLGDLNKPLSNQNLITWQDTPLYNAPDKTSPQFGTLAQNLRYPIIDKLKDRLNQTWFQIRIGNRLAWVSSLDAQEDNGLPVLTYHHILHDEENTRFRHTSTTTSVRAFTNQMTWLRDQGYATLSMYQLEGYVRNRMNLPARAVVITFDDGLKSVSRYAYPILRQYGFKATAFIISSRIKLKPQKWDPKSLQFMSVSELNGIRDVFDVQSHTHFLHRVDDARHPILFSRSYHNILFDFKRSRRALAQFNPHVLYLSYPFGGYDDKAVKAANDAGFHMAVTTVRGKVKPGDNPFLLKRLYILRTDSLETMSRLISNQPQG; translated from the coding sequence ATGTCTCGTTTGATTGCCTTTCTCTTTCTGTTGCTGGCCGGTAGCGCCTCTGCCGCCATTATCAGCGAACAAGCTGTTCCTGCACGTTATCTGCAAACCACCGAAGATGCCGACATCTGGGCGCAGGTGGGCGATAAAGTGATTACCGTCGGCAATATTCGCGCCGGGCAGATCATCGGCGTGGTGCCGGGCGAGGAGGATTACTACGCCTTTCGCTTCGGCTTTGGCTCGGGGTTTATTGATAAAGGCCATCTCGGCACGGTGACGGGCAACAAGCGCGTGCAGGATAGCCTCGGCGATCTTAATAAGCCGCTCAGCAACCAGAATCTCATCACCTGGCAGGATACGCCGCTCTACAACGCGCCGGATAAAACCAGCCCGCAGTTCGGCACGCTGGCGCAAAACCTGCGCTACCCGATTATCGATAAGCTCAAAGATCGCCTGAACCAGACCTGGTTTCAGATCCGCATTGGCAACCGGCTGGCGTGGGTCAGCAGCCTCGATGCGCAGGAAGATAATGGCCTGCCGGTGCTGACCTACCACCATATTTTGCATGACGAAGAGAACACCCGCTTTCGCCACACCTCCACTACTACTTCGGTTCGCGCCTTTACCAACCAGATGACGTGGCTGCGCGACCAGGGCTACGCCACGCTGTCGATGTATCAACTGGAAGGGTATGTGCGTAACCGCATGAATCTGCCCGCGCGCGCGGTGGTAATCACTTTTGATGATGGGCTGAAGTCTGTCAGCCGCTACGCCTACCCGATCCTGCGCCAGTATGGCTTTAAAGCGACGGCGTTTATTATCTCGTCGCGCATCAAGCTAAAGCCACAGAAGTGGGACCCAAAATCGCTGCAATTTATGAGCGTGTCGGAGCTTAACGGCATTCGTGATGTGTTTGATGTGCAGTCGCACACCCACTTCCTGCACCGGGTCGATGACGCGCGCCATCCGATCCTCTTTAGCCGTAGCTATCACAACATTCTGTTTGATTTTAAACGTTCGCGCCGCGCGCTGGCGCAATTCAACCCGCATGTGCTCTATCTCTCCTATCCGTTTGGCGGCTATGACGATAAAGCGGTGAAAGCGGCAAATGATGCCGGTTTCCATATGGCGGTGACTACGGTGCGCGGGAAGGTGAAGCCGGGGGATAATCCGTTCTTGTTAAAACGGCTCTATATCTTACGGACGGACTCGCTGGAAACGATGTCGCGGCTGATCAGCAATCAGCCGCAGGGGTAG
- the sfsA gene encoding DNA/RNA nuclease SfsA codes for MEFTPPLQSATLVTRYKRFLADVVTPEGETLTLHCPNTGAMTGCATPGDRVWYSTSTNLKRKYAHTWELTETQQGAFICVNTQRANMLTKEAIIADRLPELTGYSVLKSEVKYGAERSRIDFLLQAEDRRNCYIEVKSVTLAEQQSGYFPDAVTLRGQKHLRELMSVAANGDRAVILFAILHSAVEHFAPARHIDGEYARLLSEAQQNGVEVIAYKAELSADNISLSLPLPFSL; via the coding sequence ATGGAATTCACCCCACCGCTACAATCCGCCACGCTTGTGACGCGCTATAAGCGCTTTCTGGCGGATGTCGTGACGCCCGAAGGCGAAACCCTGACGCTGCACTGCCCCAATACCGGCGCGATGACCGGTTGCGCGACGCCAGGCGATCGGGTCTGGTATTCCACCTCAACAAATCTGAAGCGCAAATATGCCCACACCTGGGAATTAACTGAAACGCAACAGGGCGCATTTATTTGCGTTAATACTCAGCGGGCAAATATGTTAACGAAAGAGGCGATTATCGCTGACCGCCTGCCTGAGTTAACGGGATATAGCGTGCTGAAAAGCGAAGTGAAATATGGTGCGGAGCGCAGCAGAATTGATTTTCTGTTACAGGCGGAGGATCGCCGCAACTGCTATATTGAAGTGAAATCGGTCACGCTCGCCGAGCAGCAGTCAGGCTATTTCCCGGATGCGGTCACACTGCGCGGGCAGAAGCATTTACGGGAGTTGATGAGCGTTGCGGCCAATGGTGACCGTGCGGTGATCTTGTTTGCCATTCTGCACTCCGCCGTTGAACATTTCGCACCCGCGCGCCATATTGATGGGGAATACGCACGATTATTGAGTGAAGCGCAACAAAATGGGGTGGAAGTTATTGCTTATAAAGCGGAACTTTCTGCCGATAATATCAGTCTTAGCTTGCCGCTACCGTTCTCGCTTTAA
- the gluQRS gene encoding tRNA glutamyl-Q(34) synthetase GluQRS yields MPESHYIGRFAPSPSGELHFGSLIAALGSYLQARAQHGIWRVRIEDIDPPREVPGAAETILRQLEHYGLHWDGEVLWQSRRHEAYREVLMRLHREGLSYFCTCTRARIQSVGGFYDGHCRTLNHGPENAAVRLLQRQPVLEFNDRLRGRIVAEEKLAREDFIIHRRDGLFAYNLAVVVDDHFQGVTEIVRGADLIAPTVRHLSLYQQLGWPAPEYVHLPLALNEQGDKLSKQNHAPALPEGDPRPVLIRALQFMNQDVTKEWQDLSLEDLLEKAVANWSLSRVPVTGDANTAFSNASR; encoded by the coding sequence ATGCCTGAATCACACTATATCGGGCGCTTTGCGCCATCCCCATCCGGTGAACTGCATTTTGGTTCGTTAATTGCCGCCCTCGGCAGCTATCTGCAAGCCCGTGCTCAGCATGGTATCTGGCGCGTGCGGATTGAAGATATCGATCCTCCCCGCGAAGTGCCCGGCGCGGCAGAGACAATTTTGCGCCAGCTGGAACACTACGGCCTGCACTGGGACGGTGAGGTGCTGTGGCAATCCCGGCGACATGAGGCTTATCGGGAAGTACTAATGCGGCTGCACCGTGAAGGGTTGAGCTACTTCTGCACCTGCACGCGAGCGCGTATTCAAAGCGTCGGCGGTTTCTATGATGGTCACTGCCGCACCCTGAATCATGGCCCGGAAAACGCCGCGGTCCGCCTGCTGCAACGCCAACCGGTGCTGGAATTTAACGACCGTCTGCGCGGGCGCATCGTTGCCGAAGAGAAACTGGCGCGCGAAGATTTTATTATTCACCGCCGCGATGGATTATTTGCTTATAACCTCGCCGTGGTGGTCGATGACCATTTTCAGGGTGTGACGGAGATCGTGCGCGGCGCGGATCTGATAGCGCCGACGGTGCGGCACCTCTCCCTTTATCAACAATTAGGCTGGCCGGCACCTGAGTATGTTCATCTGCCATTAGCCCTTAATGAACAAGGGGATAAGCTCTCCAAGCAGAACCATGCGCCTGCCCTGCCGGAGGGCGATCCGCGTCCTGTGTTGATCCGTGCTTTACAATTTATGAACCAGGATGTAACAAAAGAGTGGCAGGATCTCTCGCTGGAGGATCTGCTGGAAAAGGCGGTGGCGAACTGGTCGCTTTCACGCGTACCTGTAACAGGCGATGCGAATACAGCATTCTCAAATGCTTCGCGCTGA
- the dksA gene encoding RNA polymerase-binding protein DksA, producing MQEGQNRKTSSLSILAIAGVEPYQEKPGEEYMNEAQLAHFKRILEAWRNQLRDEVDRTVTHMQDEAANFPDPVDRAAQEEEFSLELRNRDRERKLIKKIEKTLKKVEDEDFGFCESCGVEIGIRRLEARPTADLCIDCKTLAEIREKQMAG from the coding sequence ATGCAAGAAGGGCAAAACCGTAAAACATCGTCCCTGAGTATTCTCGCCATCGCTGGGGTGGAGCCGTATCAAGAGAAGCCGGGCGAAGAGTATATGAACGAAGCCCAGCTGGCGCACTTCAAGCGGATTCTTGAAGCATGGCGCAATCAACTTAGGGATGAAGTCGATCGCACCGTTACGCACATGCAGGACGAAGCGGCTAACTTCCCGGACCCGGTTGACCGTGCTGCTCAGGAAGAGGAGTTCAGCCTTGAACTGCGTAACCGCGATCGCGAGCGTAAGCTGATTAAGAAGATCGAAAAAACGCTGAAAAAAGTAGAAGACGAAGATTTCGGTTTCTGCGAATCCTGCGGCGTTGAAATTGGTATCCGTCGTCTGGAAGCGCGTCCGACTGCCGACCTGTGCATCGACTGCAAAACCCTGGCGGAAATCCGCGAAAAACAGATGGCGGGCTAA